A stretch of the Sorangium aterium genome encodes the following:
- a CDS encoding AAA family ATPase has protein sequence MLDSPRYRVLEVLHQGADTILYRARREEDGRPVVLKVLRRDHASPRALGRLQHELEVARALESPVVVRAYGIEPFRDQMTLVLEDFGGRSLDRLLDGDGPMRAMGGMLIERFLPLAVRLTGALAEMHRRHVIHKDIKPQNLLYNPDTDEVKITDLGIASLSRREAQELAHDGLIEGTLAYMAPEQTGRMNRRVDERTDLYSLGVTFYEMLTGTLPFQASDPVEWVYCHIAQAPQPPHALVPSIPPQLSAIVLKLLSKAAEERYQSALGLRHDLEQCSSQLRQSGAVEAFPLGQRDVSDRFQVPQRLYGREREVEALLAAFERVVARGRPELVLVSGYSGIGKSSLVAELHRPIVRERGFFLSGKFDQLKRDVPYRPLLHAFRGLVQEILGASEEQVERWRERLREALGAGGGLLADMLPELALLLGPQPPVPELPPAEAQSRLLATLQRFVAACARKEHPVALFLDDLQWADPGSLLLLEQLATLAGDAHLLVIGAYRDNEVGPAHPLRLTLAEVQKRGAAVGDIVLEPLSAAHVGALVAEAVHAPEADVGPLSQLVYEKTGGNPFFVLQFLIALHEEGLITFDADEGAWRWDSAAIRDKGFTDNVVELMVGKLERLPVSTRDALKLAACLGDGVDLDTLAIIARRPAEALRTALEEAVREGLLLRRDSAYRFLHDRVQQAAYSLIPTGQLAEVHLGIGQLLLKARRAEEPDEALFEVVGHLNRGAALLRSQAERDELAALNLRAGRKAKGAAAYQSAAALFAAGLALLARDPRERWETRYDLTYDLSLERAHAAYATGSFEEAERLLDELMERARTKIERAAVVELAVTQNVTRGQCARAVELGLSCLRAWDIELSLPVTDAQVEEETESVRQALGGRVIEDLVDLPPMEHPEIKVAMRVLMGVNIPAYFVDVKLHYLLLVRMVKLSLRHGNAESSAQAYTAFARMFGPRFGQYRDAYLFGKLGYDLADRGHALATKGAVFTLFGQQIVFWTRHYRETAFYARRGFNAALEGGDWNNACYNCIWAAMFPLLSGEPLEDALHLTEDRLAFVRKAGYAFVYDILLGARHLIQTLRGRPVHYAMLDGAELDQAAFEARLGREGGVVSGCFHFSMKAQATFILGSPRETLAATARVVVDYDWKFDACALYAECFYYRALALAALVDDGEDRAAAQSPRPELPDGLLDCERQLGEWAASGPDNFLHKHALVRAEIARLRGQDLEAIGLYEQAISSAREGGFVQHEAIACELAARLYRDRGLSTPADAYLQKARAAYFRWGAHAKVDQLDQRYPFLVERKPIAPTVTFAVRAEQFDVLSVVKASQSISGELKLPRLLEMLLRIVVEHAGAGEGYVLLLREDRLSTAAAIAASGGAARLLDAGEAAADALPQSILNYVRRSHERVLLDDAAGRHPFSEDAYFTRKKPRSVLCLPIVRQARLLGLLYLENKLVAGAFTPGRLTVLELLASQSAISLENAMLYTDIEQENAERRRAERELRGSQATLQAIVDNSAAAIYLKDRDGRHLLVNREVGRLLGMPPEQLIGKSTTELFPSTDPEIIADNDRRVLDAGEPLQCEEVVMMEDGPHTYLSLKFPLGESVMPGVLCGISTDITERKRAELAERFLAEASRQLMALGYGATLESVAQLAVPELADRCVIDVDLAQDAPGRTATAGVPPELAGAVTDALRPLAGRSLDHAEVGDIRAAPLLESLGVHSFLRVPLLARDRRFGVMTLLATSPRRRYGPADLWLAQELGSRAALALDNSRLFAEAQVAIERRDEFLLVASHELKTPLTSLKMQAHLLARLLPRLQRAEVAPERIDAALQVLNRQITRLAHLINELLDVTRLNAGRLTLARAPVDLAALTREVVERMHQQLADARCRTQLDLDEPVVGDWDASRMEQVLINLLSNALKYGAGAPIHVVVRGLADRALLVVRDHGIGIAEADQARIFERFERAVSVRNFGGLGLGLYIVRWIVASHGGTIRVESAPGAGATFIVELPLHPAESDTAADGRGDLLPQA, from the coding sequence ATGCTCGATAGTCCGCGTTACCGCGTGCTGGAGGTGCTGCACCAAGGTGCGGACACGATCCTCTACCGCGCGCGGCGCGAGGAGGACGGCCGGCCGGTGGTGCTCAAGGTCCTGCGGCGCGACCACGCGAGCCCCCGCGCCCTCGGCAGGCTCCAGCACGAGCTCGAGGTCGCCAGGGCCCTGGAGTCGCCCGTCGTCGTCCGAGCCTACGGGATCGAGCCGTTCCGCGACCAGATGACCCTGGTCCTCGAGGACTTCGGCGGCCGCTCGCTCGACCGGCTGCTCGATGGCGACGGGCCGATGCGCGCGATGGGCGGGATGCTGATCGAGCGCTTCCTCCCCCTCGCCGTCCGCCTCACCGGCGCGCTCGCCGAGATGCACCGGCGGCACGTCATCCACAAGGACATCAAGCCCCAGAACCTGCTCTACAACCCCGACACCGACGAGGTGAAGATCACCGATCTCGGCATCGCCTCCCTCTCTCGCCGCGAAGCCCAGGAGCTCGCCCACGACGGGCTCATCGAGGGCACGCTGGCTTACATGGCGCCAGAGCAGACGGGCCGCATGAACCGCCGGGTCGACGAGCGGACCGACCTGTACTCCCTCGGCGTCACCTTCTACGAGATGCTGACTGGCACCCTGCCCTTCCAGGCCAGCGATCCTGTCGAATGGGTCTATTGCCACATCGCCCAGGCGCCGCAGCCGCCGCACGCGCTCGTCCCCTCGATTCCACCGCAGCTCTCCGCCATCGTCCTCAAGCTGCTCTCCAAGGCCGCCGAGGAGCGCTACCAGAGCGCCCTCGGCCTGCGCCACGACCTCGAACAGTGCTCTTCCCAGCTGCGCCAGAGCGGCGCCGTCGAGGCCTTCCCGCTCGGACAGCGCGACGTCTCCGACAGGTTCCAGGTCCCGCAGCGGCTCTATGGCCGCGAGCGCGAGGTGGAGGCGCTGCTCGCCGCGTTCGAGCGCGTGGTCGCCAGAGGCCGGCCAGAGCTCGTGCTCGTCTCGGGCTACTCGGGCATCGGCAAGTCGTCGCTCGTCGCCGAGCTGCACAGGCCCATCGTGCGCGAGCGCGGCTTCTTCCTCTCCGGCAAGTTCGATCAGCTGAAGCGCGACGTCCCCTATCGCCCCCTCCTCCACGCCTTCCGGGGGCTCGTGCAGGAGATCCTCGGCGCGAGCGAGGAGCAGGTCGAGCGCTGGCGAGAGCGCCTCCGCGAGGCCCTCGGCGCGGGCGGCGGGCTGCTCGCCGACATGCTCCCCGAGCTCGCCCTGCTCCTCGGCCCGCAGCCGCCCGTGCCCGAGCTCCCGCCCGCCGAGGCCCAGAGCCGGCTTCTCGCCACGCTCCAGCGCTTCGTCGCCGCCTGCGCCCGCAAGGAGCACCCCGTCGCCCTCTTCCTCGACGACCTGCAATGGGCCGACCCCGGTAGCCTCCTTTTGCTCGAGCAGCTCGCCACCCTCGCAGGCGACGCGCACCTCCTCGTGATAGGCGCTTATCGCGACAACGAGGTCGGCCCCGCGCACCCGCTCCGGCTCACGCTCGCAGAGGTGCAAAAGCGCGGCGCCGCCGTCGGCGACATCGTCCTCGAGCCGCTCTCCGCCGCCCACGTCGGGGCGCTCGTCGCCGAGGCGGTGCATGCGCCCGAAGCGGACGTCGGGCCGCTCTCACAGCTGGTTTACGAGAAGACCGGCGGCAACCCGTTCTTCGTGCTCCAGTTCCTCATCGCCCTGCATGAAGAGGGGCTCATCACCTTCGATGCGGACGAGGGCGCATGGCGGTGGGACAGCGCCGCCATCCGCGACAAGGGCTTCACCGACAACGTCGTCGAGCTGATGGTGGGCAAGCTGGAGCGGCTCCCGGTCTCCACGCGCGACGCCCTCAAGCTCGCCGCGTGCCTCGGCGACGGCGTGGACCTCGACACCCTCGCGATCATCGCGCGAAGGCCGGCGGAGGCGCTGCGCACGGCGCTCGAGGAGGCCGTGCGGGAGGGGCTCCTGCTCCGCCGGGACAGCGCCTATCGCTTCCTCCACGACCGGGTGCAGCAGGCCGCTTATTCGCTCATCCCGACAGGACAGCTCGCCGAGGTGCACCTCGGGATCGGCCAGCTGCTCTTGAAGGCACGGCGCGCGGAGGAGCCCGATGAGGCGCTCTTCGAGGTCGTCGGCCACCTCAACCGCGGCGCCGCGCTCCTCCGTTCCCAGGCCGAACGCGACGAGCTCGCCGCCCTCAACCTCCGCGCCGGCAGGAAGGCCAAGGGCGCCGCCGCTTACCAGTCCGCCGCCGCCCTCTTCGCCGCCGGCCTGGCCCTCCTCGCGCGAGATCCCCGCGAGCGCTGGGAGACTCGGTACGATCTGACCTACGACCTGAGCCTCGAGCGCGCGCACGCCGCCTACGCCACCGGCAGCTTCGAGGAGGCCGAGCGGCTCCTCGACGAGCTCATGGAGCGCGCGAGGACCAAGATCGAGCGCGCCGCCGTCGTCGAGCTCGCCGTTACGCAGAACGTCACCCGCGGTCAGTGCGCCCGCGCCGTCGAGCTCGGGCTCTCGTGCCTCCGCGCCTGGGACATCGAGCTGTCGCTCCCCGTCACCGATGCGCAGGTCGAAGAAGAGACCGAGAGCGTCCGGCAGGCCCTGGGCGGCCGGGTGATCGAGGATCTGGTCGACCTGCCCCCCATGGAGCACCCCGAGATCAAGGTCGCGATGCGCGTCCTGATGGGCGTGAACATCCCTGCCTATTTCGTGGATGTGAAGCTGCACTATCTGCTCCTCGTGCGCATGGTCAAGCTCAGCTTGCGCCACGGCAACGCGGAGAGCTCCGCCCAGGCGTACACCGCATTCGCGCGGATGTTCGGCCCGCGGTTCGGGCAATACCGTGACGCCTACCTGTTCGGAAAGCTCGGCTACGATCTCGCGGACAGGGGCCACGCCCTCGCCACGAAGGGCGCGGTGTTCACCCTGTTCGGGCAGCAGATCGTCTTCTGGACGCGCCACTACCGGGAGACCGCCTTCTATGCTCGCCGCGGCTTCAACGCCGCGCTGGAGGGCGGCGACTGGAACAACGCATGTTACAATTGCATCTGGGCAGCGATGTTCCCGCTGCTCTCCGGCGAGCCGCTGGAGGACGCCCTTCACCTGACCGAGGACCGCCTCGCCTTCGTGCGCAAGGCCGGCTACGCGTTCGTCTATGACATCCTCCTCGGCGCCCGGCACCTCATCCAGACGCTGCGCGGCAGGCCGGTCCATTACGCGATGCTGGATGGCGCCGAGCTGGATCAGGCGGCCTTCGAGGCGCGCCTCGGCCGGGAGGGCGGGGTCGTCTCTGGCTGTTTCCACTTCAGCATGAAGGCTCAGGCGACGTTCATCCTCGGCTCTCCCCGGGAGACGCTCGCGGCGACGGCCCGTGTGGTCGTCGACTACGACTGGAAGTTCGACGCGTGCGCGCTGTACGCCGAGTGCTTCTATTATCGCGCGCTCGCGCTGGCCGCGCTCGTCGATGACGGCGAGGACCGCGCCGCAGCGCAGTCGCCCCGGCCGGAGCTCCCGGACGGGCTGCTCGACTGCGAGCGGCAGCTCGGCGAGTGGGCCGCGAGCGGCCCCGACAACTTCCTCCACAAACACGCCCTGGTCCGCGCCGAGATCGCGCGGCTCCGCGGCCAGGACCTGGAGGCCATCGGGCTCTACGAGCAGGCCATCTCCTCGGCGCGCGAGGGCGGCTTCGTCCAGCACGAGGCCATCGCCTGCGAGCTCGCCGCCCGGCTCTACCGCGACCGCGGCCTGTCCACGCCCGCCGACGCTTACCTCCAGAAGGCCCGCGCCGCCTACTTCCGCTGGGGCGCCCACGCCAAGGTCGATCAGCTCGACCAGCGTTATCCCTTCCTCGTCGAGCGGAAGCCGATCGCGCCCACCGTCACCTTCGCCGTCCGCGCCGAGCAGTTCGACGTCCTCTCCGTCGTCAAGGCCTCCCAGAGCATCTCCGGCGAGCTCAAGCTCCCGCGCCTGCTCGAGATGCTCCTGCGCATCGTGGTCGAGCACGCGGGCGCCGGAGAGGGGTACGTGCTCCTGCTCCGGGAAGATCGCCTGTCGACGGCGGCGGCGATCGCCGCGTCCGGGGGCGCCGCGCGGCTGCTCGACGCGGGCGAGGCGGCGGCGGACGCGCTGCCGCAATCCATCCTCAACTACGTTCGCCGGAGCCACGAGCGCGTGCTGCTCGACGACGCCGCCGGGCGGCACCCGTTCTCGGAGGACGCGTATTTCACGCGGAAGAAGCCGAGATCGGTGCTGTGCCTCCCCATCGTGCGCCAGGCGCGGCTGCTCGGCCTACTGTACCTGGAGAACAAGCTGGTGGCCGGCGCGTTCACCCCGGGGCGGCTCACCGTGCTCGAGCTGCTCGCCTCGCAGTCGGCCATCTCGCTCGAGAACGCCATGCTCTACACCGATATCGAGCAGGAGAACGCCGAGCGGCGCCGGGCGGAGCGGGAGCTCCGCGGGAGCCAGGCCACGCTGCAGGCCATCGTCGACAACTCCGCCGCCGCCATCTACCTCAAGGATCGCGACGGCCGGCACCTGCTCGTCAACCGCGAGGTGGGGCGCCTCCTGGGCATGCCGCCCGAGCAGCTCATCGGCAAGTCGACCACCGAACTCTTCCCTTCCACGGATCCCGAGATCATCGCTGACAACGACCGGCGTGTGCTCGACGCGGGCGAGCCGCTGCAGTGCGAGGAGGTGGTGATGATGGAGGACGGGCCGCACACCTACCTGTCGCTCAAGTTCCCGCTCGGCGAGAGCGTCATGCCCGGCGTGCTCTGCGGCATCTCCACCGACATCACCGAGCGCAAGCGGGCCGAGCTCGCAGAGCGCTTCCTCGCCGAGGCGAGCCGCCAGCTCATGGCCCTCGGCTACGGCGCCACCCTCGAGAGCGTCGCGCAGCTCGCCGTGCCCGAGCTGGCCGACCGGTGCGTCATCGACGTGGACCTCGCCCAGGATGCCCCGGGGCGGACGGCCACCGCCGGCGTGCCTCCCGAGCTCGCAGGCGCCGTGACGGACGCGCTGCGGCCCCTGGCAGGGCGCTCTCTGGATCACGCCGAGGTGGGCGACATCCGCGCTGCGCCCCTCCTGGAGTCGCTCGGCGTTCACTCCTTCCTCCGGGTCCCGCTCCTCGCGCGCGACCGGCGCTTCGGGGTCATGACCCTGCTGGCGACCTCGCCACGGCGCCGCTACGGCCCCGCCGACCTGTGGCTGGCCCAGGAGCTCGGGAGCCGCGCCGCGCTCGCCCTCGACAACAGCCGCCTGTTCGCCGAGGCCCAGGTGGCGATCGAGCGCCGCGACGAGTTCCTCCTCGTCGCCTCCCACGAGCTCAAAACACCGCTCACCTCGCTCAAGATGCAGGCTCACCTCCTCGCCCGGCTCCTGCCCCGCCTCCAGCGCGCCGAGGTCGCTCCGGAGCGCATCGACGCCGCGCTCCAGGTCCTCAACCGCCAGATCACGCGCCTCGCCCACCTGATCAACGAGCTGCTCGACGTCACCCGCCTGAACGCGGGTCGGCTCACCCTCGCGCGCGCGCCGGTCGACCTGGCCGCCCTGACGCGCGAGGTCGTCGAGCGCATGCACCAGCAGCTCGCCGACGCCCGCTGCCGCACCCAGCTCGACCTGGACGAGCCCGTGGTCGGGGACTGGGATGCTTCTCGCATGGAGCAGGTCCTCATCAACCTTCTGTCCAACGCGCTCAAGTACGGCGCGGGGGCCCCCATTCACGTCGTCGTGCGCGGCCTGGCCGATCGCGCGCTGCTCGTCGTCCGCGACCACGGCATCGGCATCGCCGAGGCCGATCAGGCCAGGATCTTCGAGCGCTTCGAGCGCGCCGTCTCCGTCCGCAACTTCGGAGGCCTCGGCCTCGGGCTCTACATCGTGCGATGGATCGTCGCCTCCCATGGCGGCACCATCCGCGTCGAGAGCGCGCCGGGCGCGGGCGCCACCTTCATCGTCGAGCTGCCTTTGCACCCTGCGGAGTCGGACACGGCGGCGGACGGCCGAGGGGACCTGCTCCCACAGGCCTAG
- a CDS encoding DUF3160 domain-containing protein: MRNLLLRLHVVPILVALAAGCSGEGSQPAPGADGTQLPGTELGPEQQAELTALLAEQEASASMAAEDFASRYPVPFASGLSYAPAEAAGLSLLQGTALALDEGELAKLSENGFVISSKKSFPTFAYGYSSIYALDLPLYVSADSILFAVHRSYDAILKAVEHASLAPELGTMLKQMRARLAEGAGAELGAEARADADLFTAVALALLEGAPVAPVAGASAAAIDELVAGAEAHDGMAAVRLFGSERLMDFSQFEPRGHYAEELYPELARYFRSMMWLGRVDFRFLETQQDGTQRFQRRHLEGAYVLRALADAETLARYKRIDDAVQAFVGESDYMTLPELDDLLADLGLGDASGLAGVPDARIADVIVKEGYGTQRISSHIMINGLGKGTLPLSSSFALLGQRYVVDSHVFSNVVFDRVQGGAVKRMMPNPLDVGFAALGNDQAGQLLAPELGQFGYAPDLHMMRVLVDAHPEDFWGKNLYNRWLGALRELSPARAIGDGEGLPGVTKTEAWGRRLLSTQLASWAELRHDTLLYAKQSYTGGDTCEFPDAYVDPYPAFYTRIAELAEHGVEIVGALDLSSAPQLGERVSAYFSQLHDVARTLGEMAANERAGLPLTQEHLDFINQAVKVQPQGCGTPYVEGWYMQLFFDQMKSLEQDPTIADVHTQPTDEGGAPVGRVLHVGTGLPRLMVVTADPCGGAPRAFVGLASSYFEAVTEDFERMDDQQWAHTVLRTTPDVPWMTDLVSR, encoded by the coding sequence ATGCGCAACCTGCTTCTTCGCCTTCACGTCGTCCCGATCCTCGTCGCCCTCGCCGCCGGCTGTTCGGGCGAGGGGAGCCAGCCCGCGCCCGGCGCCGACGGCACCCAGCTGCCGGGCACGGAGCTCGGGCCCGAGCAGCAGGCGGAGCTCACCGCGCTGCTCGCCGAACAGGAGGCCTCGGCGAGCATGGCCGCCGAGGACTTCGCCTCGCGGTACCCCGTCCCCTTCGCGTCGGGCCTGTCCTATGCGCCGGCGGAGGCCGCGGGCCTCTCGCTCCTCCAGGGCACCGCGCTCGCCCTCGACGAGGGCGAGCTCGCGAAGCTCTCCGAGAACGGCTTCGTCATCTCGAGCAAGAAGTCCTTCCCGACCTTCGCCTACGGCTACAGCAGCATCTACGCGCTCGACCTGCCGCTCTACGTGTCCGCGGACTCGATCCTGTTCGCGGTCCACCGCTCGTACGACGCGATCCTGAAGGCGGTGGAGCACGCCTCGCTCGCGCCCGAGCTCGGGACGATGCTGAAGCAGATGCGCGCGCGGCTCGCCGAGGGCGCCGGAGCAGAGCTCGGCGCCGAGGCGCGCGCGGACGCGGATCTCTTCACGGCCGTCGCGCTCGCGCTGCTCGAGGGCGCGCCCGTCGCCCCCGTCGCGGGCGCCAGCGCCGCGGCGATCGACGAGCTCGTCGCGGGCGCCGAGGCCCACGACGGCATGGCGGCGGTCCGCCTCTTCGGCTCCGAGCGGCTCATGGACTTCTCGCAGTTCGAGCCCCGCGGCCACTACGCCGAAGAGCTGTACCCCGAGCTCGCGCGCTACTTCCGCAGCATGATGTGGCTCGGCCGCGTGGATTTCCGCTTCCTCGAGACCCAGCAGGACGGCACCCAGCGCTTCCAGCGGCGGCACCTCGAGGGCGCCTACGTGCTGCGCGCCCTGGCCGACGCGGAGACCCTCGCGCGCTACAAGCGCATCGACGACGCCGTCCAGGCCTTCGTCGGCGAGAGCGACTACATGACCCTGCCGGAGCTCGACGACCTGCTCGCCGACCTCGGCCTCGGCGACGCCTCCGGCCTCGCCGGCGTCCCGGACGCGCGGATCGCCGACGTGATCGTGAAGGAGGGCTACGGGACGCAGCGGATCTCGAGCCACATCATGATCAACGGGCTCGGCAAGGGCACATTGCCCCTCTCGTCGAGCTTCGCGCTGCTCGGCCAGCGGTACGTCGTCGACTCCCACGTCTTCTCGAACGTGGTCTTCGACCGGGTGCAGGGCGGCGCCGTCAAGCGCATGATGCCGAACCCGCTCGACGTGGGCTTCGCCGCGCTCGGCAACGATCAGGCGGGCCAGCTGCTCGCCCCCGAGCTCGGGCAGTTCGGCTACGCGCCCGATCTGCACATGATGCGCGTGCTCGTCGACGCGCACCCCGAGGACTTCTGGGGCAAGAACCTCTACAACCGCTGGCTCGGCGCGCTGCGGGAGCTGTCGCCGGCGCGGGCGATCGGCGACGGCGAGGGGCTGCCCGGCGTGACGAAGACCGAGGCGTGGGGCCGTCGCCTGCTGAGCACCCAGCTCGCCTCCTGGGCCGAGCTCCGCCACGACACGCTGCTCTACGCCAAGCAGTCGTACACGGGCGGGGACACGTGCGAGTTCCCGGACGCGTACGTCGACCCGTACCCGGCGTTCTACACGCGCATCGCCGAGCTGGCCGAGCACGGCGTCGAGATCGTCGGCGCGCTCGATCTGTCGAGCGCGCCGCAGCTCGGGGAGAGGGTGTCGGCGTACTTCTCCCAGCTCCACGACGTCGCGCGGACGCTCGGCGAGATGGCCGCGAACGAGCGCGCCGGCCTCCCCCTCACCCAGGAGCACCTCGATTTCATCAACCAGGCCGTGAAGGTCCAGCCGCAAGGGTGCGGTACGCCCTATGTCGAGGGGTGGTACATGCAGCTCTTCTTCGACCAGATGAAGAGCCTGGAGCAGGATCCGACGATCGCCGACGTGCACACCCAGCCGACCGACGAGGGCGGCGCGCCGGTCGGCCGCGTGCTGCACGTGGGCACCGGCCTGCCGCGGCTCATGGTCGTGACGGCCGATCCCTGCGGCGGCGCGCCTCGCGCGTTCGTGGGGCTCGCCTCGTCGTACTTCGAGGCCGTCACCGAGGACTTCGAGCGGATGGACGACCAGCAGTGGGCCCATACGGTCCTGAGAACGACCCCCGACGTGCCCTGGATGACGGACCTCGTCTCTCGCTAA
- a CDS encoding RNA polymerase sigma factor, with protein MTRPLKLVRPPPPAPKRAFAGDDAALVHAFRRGDPGARAALYDRFADHVHRVLYRLLGFSHDLADLHHDVFVRALGSLPGLEDPSALKGWLTMIAVHVARSSITRRKRRSWLWFLPSEELPEVESGAASGDVLDALRATYAVLDALPVDERIAFALRFIDGMELTEVAAACETSLATIKRRLARASARFEAEARKQPALEAWLDGGTRWGNPSAR; from the coding sequence TTGACCCGCCCCTTGAAGCTCGTCCGACCGCCGCCGCCCGCCCCGAAGCGGGCCTTCGCTGGCGACGACGCGGCCCTCGTGCACGCGTTCCGGCGGGGCGACCCGGGGGCGCGCGCCGCGCTCTACGACCGGTTCGCGGATCACGTCCACCGGGTGCTCTACCGGCTGCTGGGCTTCAGCCACGACCTGGCCGACCTGCACCACGACGTCTTCGTCCGCGCGCTCGGCTCGCTGCCGGGCCTGGAGGACCCGAGCGCGCTCAAGGGCTGGCTCACGATGATCGCCGTGCACGTGGCGCGATCGTCGATCACCCGCAGGAAGCGGCGCAGCTGGCTCTGGTTCCTGCCGAGCGAGGAGCTGCCCGAGGTCGAGTCCGGCGCGGCGTCGGGCGACGTGCTGGACGCCTTGCGCGCGACCTACGCGGTCCTCGACGCGCTCCCGGTGGACGAGCGCATCGCCTTCGCGCTCCGGTTCATCGACGGGATGGAGCTCACCGAGGTCGCCGCGGCGTGCGAGACCTCGCTCGCGACGATCAAGCGGCGGCTCGCCCGCGCCAGCGCCCGCTTCGAGGCCGAAGCCCGCAAGCAACCCGCGCTCGAGGCGTGGCTCGATGGAGGTACCCGGTGGGGCAATCCGAGCGCCCGCTGA
- a CDS encoding FecR domain-containing protein — MGQSERPLTALGRHVAELQNRTPAARLDRERGRARLLAAARLPDTEQAARGSGLRRGSPGAPRLARLRGDGAASGPGLPAPGRPFAARRAVSLAAAALVVAALAVAFVARPRAPMRFELGTAEPGVVGAWIAAPTTAELPIRFSDGSLLRLAPGGRARVASVDADGAELSLERGALDLSVVHREGARWTVRVGPFQVHVIGTRFETRWDPETEQLVVALREGVITVSGPVVGDARAVRAGERLTISAATNTLAVGSIDAASGLTSTAVPQGAPASSAAAPGAPAPSEAAPGAAPSSATAPSAAATSAAAPSAAPSTSGPFATARAPGAGTAALEGRAGGGGSVAPLPARREASSWRALALEARYRDALAAAEGDGFDALCDAASASDLRALGDAARLGGSPARAAQAFASLRARFPGSPEAASAAFMLGRIAQDQSKDHAAAAGWFARYLSEQPAGPFAADAAGRLVEAEDRRGDEAGARRAAEQYLAAHPSGSHAGYAKHVLARGAKAITPGGSPGRPVTPGGSPGRPVTPGGSPGEPGPAAEPPAP, encoded by the coding sequence GTGGGGCAATCCGAGCGCCCGCTGACCGCCCTGGGGCGGCACGTGGCCGAGCTGCAAAACCGGACGCCGGCGGCGCGGCTCGATCGCGAGCGCGGGCGAGCGCGGCTGCTCGCGGCGGCGCGGCTGCCCGATACGGAGCAAGCCGCTCGTGGATCGGGGCTCCGCCGCGGGTCCCCCGGAGCGCCGCGGCTGGCGAGGCTCCGCGGCGACGGCGCGGCGAGCGGCCCCGGACTGCCGGCGCCCGGAAGGCCCTTCGCGGCGCGGCGCGCCGTCTCGCTGGCGGCAGCGGCGCTGGTCGTCGCCGCGCTCGCCGTGGCGTTCGTGGCGCGCCCCCGCGCTCCCATGCGCTTCGAGCTCGGGACGGCCGAGCCAGGGGTCGTCGGCGCGTGGATCGCCGCGCCGACCACGGCGGAGCTGCCGATCCGGTTCTCCGACGGCTCGCTGCTCCGCCTCGCGCCCGGGGGGCGCGCCCGCGTCGCCTCGGTGGACGCGGACGGCGCGGAGCTCTCCCTCGAGCGAGGCGCGCTCGATCTCTCGGTCGTCCACCGCGAGGGCGCGCGCTGGACGGTGCGGGTCGGGCCGTTCCAGGTCCACGTGATCGGGACGCGCTTCGAGACCCGCTGGGACCCGGAGACCGAGCAGCTCGTTGTCGCGCTGCGCGAGGGGGTGATCACGGTCTCCGGGCCGGTGGTGGGTGATGCGCGCGCCGTCCGCGCCGGCGAGCGGCTCACCATCTCGGCCGCGACGAACACCCTCGCGGTGGGCTCGATCGACGCCGCCTCGGGCCTCACCTCGACGGCGGTCCCCCAGGGCGCGCCTGCCTCGAGCGCGGCCGCTCCAGGCGCGCCTGCCCCGAGCGAAGCCGCTCCAGGCGCGGCGCCCTCGAGCGCGACCGCTCCGAGCGCGGCGGCCACGAGCGCGGCCGCTCCGAGCGCGGCGCCCTCGACGAGCGGGCCTTTCGCGACCGCCCGCGCCCCGGGAGCGGGGACGGCCGCGCTGGAAGGGCGAGCGGGCGGCGGGGGCTCGGTCGCTCCCCTGCCCGCGCGCCGAGAGGCGTCGTCGTGGCGCGCCCTGGCCCTCGAGGCCAGGTACAGGGACGCCCTGGCCGCCGCGGAGGGCGACGGCTTCGACGCGCTCTGCGATGCAGCGAGCGCGAGCGATCTGCGCGCGCTCGGCGACGCCGCCCGGCTCGGTGGGAGCCCGGCGCGCGCCGCCCAGGCCTTCGCCTCCCTCCGCGCCCGGTTCCCTGGCTCGCCCGAGGCGGCGTCGGCCGCGTTCATGCTGGGGAGGATCGCCCAGGACCAGAGCAAGGACCACGCGGCCGCCGCAGGCTGGTTCGCCCGGTACCTGAGCGAGCAGCCGGCGGGCCCGTTCGCCGCCGACGCCGCGGGGCGCCTCGTCGAGGCGGAGGACAGGCGGGGCGACGAGGCGGGCGCCCGGAGGGCGGCCGAGCAGTACCTCGCCGCTCATCCGAGCGGCTCGCACGCGGGGTACGCGAAGCACGTGCTCGCGCGCGGCGCGAAGGCGATCACCCCCGGAGGCTCGCCAGGCAGGCCAGTCACCCCCGGAGGCTCGCCAGGCAGGCCAGTCACCCCCGGAGGCTCGCCCGGCGAGCCGGGCCCTGCCGCCGAGCCTCCGGCGCCGTGA